In Plasmodium knowlesi strain H genome assembly, chromosome: 7, one DNA window encodes the following:
- a CDS encoding inhibitor of cysteine proteases, putative codes for MKLSSLFCLGVCSSVAHLTSCSDQNTYSFDIVNKNTWYSIAKKIFQSTTPCNFTVIPSSYVNNSDAVSNSDESVLLIRKKLNNSSETGVDSTGEESITGSSSSSPGDKETLEKEGEFNFNTNFEENDYTKLKNSLSLIDKSLREESSSDENTKMEDEKVGTANNDEKVTMSMPEEYMPKNISEILIGAVEEDRTYALKGDEPCDSYIKLGEIVHGTNEKTTQFTFPKNKVLCVQLEAINGNGYLWALLGVHKEKPQINPEEFPRKKITKSFFTNEISVTQPKAIQKNTSNNGGDISPNSSGYGKPRGSEHLGGFVGGASTLQSMVKAHKAGTFYIVYSYYRPFDPTASANTKILQLTVS; via the exons ATGAAACTTTCAAGTCTCTTTTGCCTCGGCGTATGTTCCTCTGTTGCCCACTTGACATCGTGTTCAG ACCAAAACACGTACTCATTTGATATCGTAAATAAGAATACCTGGTACAGTATCGCcaagaaaatttttcaaagtaCGACGCCGTGCAACTTTACGGTGATCCCCTCCAGTTATGTAAATAATTCGGATGCGGTGAGCAATTCAGACGAGTCCGTTTTGttgataaggaaaaagttaaacAATTCTAGCGAGACAGGTGTGGATAGCACCGGAGAAGAAAGCATCACGGGTAGCAGTAGTAGCTCTCCCGGTGACAAGGAAACCCTCGAGAAGGAGGGAGAATTCAATTTCAACACCAATTTTGAAGAGAACGATTACACCAAATTAAAGAACAGTCTTTCCCTTATCGATAAATCCCTACGTGAGGAATCATCATCCGACGAGaacacaaaaatggaagacGAAAAAGTAGGAACTGCAAATAATGATGAGAAAGTTACCATGAGCATGCCAGAAGAATACATGCCCAAAAATATTTCGGAAATTCTAATTGGAGCGGTCGAAGAAGATCGCACCTACGCGTTAAAGGGTGATGAACCATGTGATAGTTACATCAAATTAGGAGAAATAGTACACGggacaaatgaaaaaacaactCAATTTACTTTCCCGAAAAACAAAGTACTGTGTGTGCAGTTAGAAGCCATTAACGGAAATGGCTACCTGTGGGCCTTGTTAGGAGTGCATAAGGAGAAGCCCCAAATAAACCCGGAAGAAttcccaagaaaaaaaattaccaagtCATTCTTCACAAACGAAATTTCTGTCACGCAACCCAAAGCAATACAGAAGAACACGTCCAACAACGGAGGTGATATTTCTCCTAATTCTTCAGGGTATGGGAAGCCTCGAGGAAGCGAACATTTAGGAGGGTTCGTTGGAGGCGCATCGACCTTGCAGAGCATGGTGAAGGCACACAAAGCTGGAACCTTTTACATCGTCTATTCTTATTATAGACCCTTCGACCCTACTGCCAGTGCGAACACCAAAATTTTGCAATTGACCGTGTCGTGA
- a CDS encoding GTP-binding protein, putative, which produces MIDAWAIKRALCIFILINCVLKLGRSRKITWKPKKGVYIPLDDANGCKGEWKRKGVFFNIQSGKKGKRLKGRKGLRRGLVTRGTPQFRRDKFIPLFLLQDCEHRSLNGKQYNLRGRRCSSPLDVNPRGWDILPPEQPNEETIGERIGERIGEAEQLEDEGLDGGPPPGMEAKKSSSSSSSNNVHSNCSDAGKAPVCSQENIRNFCILAHIDSGKSTLADRFLELTKTIKKKKMQDQFLDMMSLEREKGITIKLKAVRMNYKNYIFNLIDTPGHFDFYHEVKRSLSVCEGAILLIDGTKGIQSQTLNIFMELQKHNLKIIPVINKIDLNICRLEKIENDLLNKFHFMKKDILHISAKYSHGVESLFQRIVSEIPSPAIKSNSFFRAIVFDSFYDQYKGVILIIKVLNGVLTKKTEVFFIQSEKTYIIQEVGYLTPEMKPTESIRQGDIAYVSSNIRKCDEVQMSETIISRDIVHLNAQRRLVVDSDLLRRNPSGEEHINVKRCNIDSSLGGVAPRMERIEREVNLEEIAASKVDVSYPVVFCNIYSVNDKQANELQAALNKLKLNDASFSFKPDVCETLGKGFKCGFNGLLHLNIIQERIKREYDVETIVTAPSVNYLIRVKEKCIDKQLKERLIDASFDIANINVEGGDHDDCNDNGGSNSDDRSDRSGKNPPDGLYYMTSNVNDIPQKNYIHGIYEPYVRTSIMTPEEYQKYIMAECFQRRGIFIKKESMDSHIIFYFDMPLSEILINFLDQIKSCTKGYGSMSYENFITYRESDLHKINIYVNNRSIDSLSFLAHKLNYQEKGKRIVLKLKEMIKPHQFLVVIQAGIGTRIFASERINPLRKNVTAKCYGGDITRRRKLLEKQSAGKKKMFSIGKVKLPPNMFTKLFDLKAQ; this is translated from the coding sequence ATGATTGATGCCTGGGCAATCAAAAGGGCGCTGtgcatttttatccttatcaACTGTGTGCTAAAATTAGGGCGTTCGCGGAAAATCACGTGGAAAccgaaaaaaggagtttacATCCCTCTGGACGACGCAAATGGCTGCAAAGGGGAATGGAAACGGAAAGGGGTGTTCTTTAATATTCAGAGcggtaaaaaagggaaacggttaaaaggaaggaagggtcTAAGGAGGGGACTGGTCACCCGTGGAACACCACAGTTTCGCCGAGATAAATTTATTCCACTGTTTCTGTTGCAGGATTGCGAACACAGAAGTTTAAACGGAAAGCAATATAACTTAAGAGGCAGGCGGTGTAGCAGCCCTTTGGATGTTAACCCCAGGGGATGGGACATCTTACCCCCCGAGCAGCCAAATGAGGAGACGATCGGTGAGAGGATCGGTGAGAGGATCGGTGAAGCGGAGCAGTTGGAGGATGAAGGCCTTGATGGAGGGCCTCCCCCTGGGATGGAAGCAAAGAAAAGTAGCAGTAGCAGTAGTAGCAACAACGTGCATAGCAACTGCAGCGATGCGGGAAAAGCGCCAGTGTGCTCCCAAGAGAATATCCGAAACTTTTGCATACTGGCGCACATCGATAGTGGAAAATCAACCCTCGCTGACCGTTTCCTAGAATTAACAAAaacgataaaaaagaaaaagatgcaGGATCAATTTCTGGACATGATGTCCTTGGAGAGAGAAAAGGGAATCACCATTAAGTTGAAGGCAGTGAGAAtgaattacaaaaattatattttcaatttaatAGATACACCAGGACACTTTGACTTTTATCATGAAGTGAAAAGGTCGCTAAGTGTATGTGAAGGAGCCATACTACTCATCGATGGGACGAAAGGAATTCAGTCGCAGACACTTAACATATTTATGGAGTTGCAAAaacataatttaaaaataattccagtcataaataaaatagaccTGAATATATGTaggttggaaaaaatagaaaatgatttattaaacaaatttcattttatgaAGAAAGATATTCTACACATCTCCGCTAAGTATTCCCACGGAGTAGAATCTCTGTTTCAGAGAATAGTATCAGAGATCCCTTCTCCTGCCATCAAATCGAATTCCTTCTTTAGGGCCATCGTTTTCGACTCCTTCTATGACCAGTACAAGGGGGTGATATTAATTATTAAAGTGTTAAATGGAgtgttaacaaaaaaaacggaagttttttttattcagaGCGAAAAGACGTACATCATTCAGGAGGTTGGGTACCTCACCCCGGAGATGAAACCCACGGAAAGTATACGTCAAGGGGATATTGCCTACGTATCGTCCAACATAAGAAAGTGTGACGAGGTGCAAATGAGTGAGACGATAATTAGTAGAGATATCGTGCACCTGAATGCGCAGCGCCGCCTTGTAGTTGATTCCGACTTGCTCCGCAGGAATCCCAGTGGTGAAGAGCACATTAATGTGAAGCGTTGCAATATCGATTCCTCCTTGGGTGGTGTAGCTCCTCGGATGGAGCGCATTGAGAGGGAAGTCAACTTGGAGGAAATTGCCGCGTCCAAAGTCGACGTCTCGTACCCCGTTGTGTTCTGCAACATTTACAGCGTCAACGACAAACAGGCCAACGAACTACAGGCGGCattgaacaaattgaaaCTGAACGAtgcctccttttcctttaagCCTGACGTCTGTGAGACATTAGGGAAGGGGTTCAAGTGCGGGTTCAATGGATTGTTGCATCTTAATATAATCCAggagagaataaaaagagaatacGACGTGGAGACAATTGTTACTGCCCCGTCAGTGAATTACCTGATAAGGGTCAAGGAAAAGTGCATTGACAAGCAACTGAAGGAGAGACTGATTGATGCGAGTTTCGACATAGCCAACATTAACGTGGAGGGGGGTGATCACGATGACTGCAATGACAATGGTGGTAGCAATAGTGATGACCGAAGCGATCGCAGCGGAAAGAACCCCCCGGATGGACTGTACTACATGACGAGCAACGTGAACGACATTCCCCAGAAAAATTATATCCACGGAATTTACGAACCTTACGTGCGAACAAGCATAATGACGCCGGAGGAGTACCAAAAATATATCATGGCGGAATGCTTCCAGAGGAGAggcatttttattaaaaaggaaagcatgGACAGCCATATTATCTTTTATTTCGACATGCCATTGTCAGAaatattaattaattttttggatCAAATTAAATCCTGCACAAAGGGTTATGGGTCTATGAGTtacgaaaattttattacttACAGAGAAAGCGACTTGCACAAAATTAACATATACGTTAATAATAGGAGCATCGACTCCTTGTCATTTTTGGCACACAAATTAAATTATcaagagaagggaaaacgtattgttttaaaattaaaagaaatgataaaGCCACATCAATTTCTTGTCGTCATTCAAGCAGGTATTGGGACAAGAATTTTCGCCTCAGAGAGAATAAACCCCCTAAGGAAAAATGTCACTGCAAAATGTTACGGGGGGGATATCACACGGAGAAGGAAATTACTGGAGAAACAaagtgcaggaaaaaaaaaaatgttcagcATCGGCAAAGTGAAACTGCCGCCTAATATGTTCACCAAGCTTTTCGACTTGAAGGCTCAGTGA